One region of Xylanibacillus composti genomic DNA includes:
- the ureC gene encoding urease subunit alpha has product MSSMTRAQYASIFGPTAGDAVRLADTELWAVVERDFTVYGDESKFGGGKVIRDGMGQQAHIPRGAIGDPGPVLDTVITNAVIVDYWGIVKGDVGIRDGRIVGIGKAGNPDTMDGVDPSLIIGASTEVIAGEGMIVTAGGIDTHIHFICPQQIDTAIESGITTMIGGGTGPATGTNATTCTPGAWHIHRMLEAAEAFPVNLGFLGKGNASSPAPLAEQVEAGAIGLKLHEDWGTTPEAIRTCLDVADQYDVQVAIHTDTLNEAGFVESTLDAIGGRTIHTYHTEGAGGGHAPDIIKAAGYPHILPSSTNPTRPFTVNTIEEHLDMLMVCHHLDSAIPEDVAFADSRIRPETIAAEDILHDLGAFSIISSDSQAMGRVGEVVTRTWQTADKMKKQRGPLPEDTAGRDNYRIRRYIAKYTINPAIAHGIGHIVGSIEPGKWADLVLWRPAYFGVKPDLVLKGGMIAWSQMGDPNASIPTPQPIQGRPMFGAFGKALAASSITFVSQAALDGGIPQKLGLEKHVHAVRGCRTIGKKDMLLNDSTPDITVDPETYTVKADGAALVCEPASVLPMAQRYFLF; this is encoded by the coding sequence ATGTCCAGCATGACTAGAGCGCAATACGCCTCCATATTCGGACCGACCGCGGGAGATGCGGTCCGGCTCGCCGATACGGAGCTGTGGGCTGTTGTTGAGCGGGACTTCACCGTATATGGAGACGAAAGCAAATTCGGCGGCGGCAAGGTCATCCGCGATGGAATGGGCCAGCAAGCTCATATCCCGCGCGGCGCCATTGGCGATCCCGGCCCGGTCTTGGATACGGTCATAACGAACGCGGTCATCGTCGATTATTGGGGAATTGTCAAGGGCGATGTCGGCATACGCGACGGCCGGATAGTCGGCATCGGCAAGGCAGGCAATCCCGACACCATGGACGGGGTAGACCCGTCCTTGATTATCGGCGCCTCGACTGAGGTGATCGCCGGTGAAGGCATGATCGTCACGGCGGGCGGCATCGACACCCATATCCATTTCATCTGTCCGCAGCAAATCGACACAGCGATTGAATCCGGCATCACCACGATGATTGGCGGAGGAACAGGACCAGCGACCGGTACGAACGCCACCACCTGCACCCCCGGCGCCTGGCATATCCATCGCATGCTCGAAGCAGCGGAAGCCTTCCCCGTCAATCTCGGCTTTCTAGGCAAGGGCAATGCTTCATCCCCAGCACCGTTAGCCGAGCAAGTGGAAGCTGGCGCGATCGGACTGAAGCTCCATGAAGATTGGGGAACGACACCGGAAGCTATTCGCACTTGTCTCGATGTGGCCGATCAGTACGACGTTCAGGTTGCAATTCATACCGACACCTTGAACGAAGCCGGGTTCGTGGAATCGACGCTGGACGCCATAGGCGGTCGCACCATTCATACGTATCATACGGAGGGTGCGGGAGGCGGACATGCGCCGGACATCATCAAGGCGGCCGGATACCCGCATATTCTCCCTTCTTCCACGAATCCGACCCGCCCGTTTACGGTCAATACGATCGAGGAGCATCTGGACATGCTGATGGTATGCCATCACTTGGATAGCGCCATTCCGGAGGATGTGGCGTTTGCTGATTCCCGCATTCGTCCCGAGACCATCGCCGCAGAGGATATTTTGCACGACCTGGGCGCATTCAGCATCATAAGCTCGGATTCCCAAGCGATGGGACGTGTAGGCGAGGTCGTCACGCGCACCTGGCAAACGGCCGACAAGATGAAAAAACAACGCGGCCCCTTGCCCGAAGACACTGCTGGTCGGGACAACTACCGCATCCGCCGCTACATCGCCAAATATACGATCAATCCTGCCATTGCACACGGAATCGGCCATATTGTCGGCTCAATCGAACCGGGCAAGTGGGCTGACCTCGTCCTGTGGCGTCCTGCATACTTCGGCGTCAAGCCGGACCTGGTGCTTAAGGGCGGCATGATTGCCTGGTCGCAGATGGGCGATCCGAATGCGTCCATCCCTACCCCTCAGCCCATACAGGGGCGGCCGATGTTCGGCGCGTTCGGCAAAGCGCTGGCCGCAAGTTCCATCACATTCGTCTCGCAGGCCGCTTTGGATGGCGGCATCCCCCAAAAGCTTGGTCTGGAGAAGCATGTCCATGCAGTACGGGGCTGCCGTACGATCGGGAAGAAGGATATGCTGCTGAACGACAGCACGCCGGATATTACAGTCGATCCCGAGACGTATACCGTCAAGGCGGATGGCGCAGCACTGGTGTGCGAGCCAGCTTCTGTTCTGCCCATGGCACAGCGATATTTCCTGTTCTAA
- the urtB gene encoding urea ABC transporter permease subunit UrtB: MESTIQLLFNGISTSSILLLIALGLAITFGLMNVINMAHGEFIMIGAYSVYVTQHAFSLLPGAWFDAYFLVALPVAFIVAALIGLLLEWLLIRFLYGRPLDSLLATWGVGMILQQLARTIFGAPNVAVTSPAWLNGGLQFGMVVLPYKRLFILGMVAVVLLLMYLYIYRSAAGRRMRAVMQNREMAGCLGISTRRVDAATFAIGSGIAGVAGCAVALLGPIGPSTGTYYIVDAFMVVVLGGLGKLIGTVAGAFGIGVTNTLFESWTSASIGKVVVFAAIVAFLQWRPKGLVAMRTRSLD; this comes from the coding sequence ATGGAATCGACGATTCAGCTTTTGTTCAATGGCATCAGCACCAGCTCTATTCTGCTCTTGATTGCACTCGGATTGGCTATCACGTTCGGACTGATGAATGTCATTAATATGGCGCATGGCGAGTTTATCATGATCGGCGCTTACAGTGTCTACGTGACGCAGCATGCATTCTCGCTGCTCCCTGGCGCCTGGTTTGACGCATATTTTCTCGTAGCGCTGCCGGTGGCGTTCATCGTGGCTGCTTTGATCGGTCTGCTTCTGGAATGGCTGTTGATCCGATTTCTGTACGGCCGCCCGCTTGACAGTCTGCTGGCCACCTGGGGGGTTGGCATGATTCTGCAGCAGCTGGCCCGCACGATATTCGGGGCTCCGAACGTCGCAGTGACGAGTCCGGCGTGGCTGAATGGCGGGTTGCAATTCGGCATGGTCGTCCTGCCTTACAAGCGTTTGTTTATTCTGGGGATGGTCGCTGTTGTTCTTCTCCTCATGTACCTCTATATTTATCGGAGTGCAGCGGGCCGACGAATGCGCGCGGTTATGCAAAATCGCGAAATGGCCGGATGCTTGGGCATTTCAACCCGGCGAGTAGATGCTGCGACTTTTGCGATCGGCTCCGGGATCGCGGGCGTAGCCGGATGTGCGGTCGCACTGCTCGGCCCGATTGGGCCATCGACAGGCACTTACTATATTGTGGACGCCTTCATGGTGGTGGTGCTGGGGGGCTTAGGCAAATTAATCGGAACCGTAGCCGGCGCGTTCGGCATCGGCGTGACGAATACGCTGTTTGAATCGTGGACGTCCGCCTCCATAGGCAAGGTGGTGGTATTCGCTGCGATTGTTGCCTTCTTGCAGTGGAGGCCGAAAGGTCTGGTGGCCATGCGCACTCGTTCGTTGGACTAA
- the ureG gene encoding urease accessory protein UreG, which yields MCQGANHSHDQWETPVLERDRPLRIGIGGPVGSGKTALVEKISKAMRDRYSLAVITNDIYTKEDADILTRAEALPSERIIGVETGGCPHTAIREDASMNFEAVEELERRFADLDMILIESGGDNLAAAFSPELVDRFIYIIDVAQGEKIPRKGGPGIMRSDLLIINKIDLAPHVGASLDVMRKDTQTMRGERPYVMSNLMAGVGLDHICHWIEHQLAGDAASVNLHTHDIVELHGMHGDEPH from the coding sequence ATGTGTCAAGGTGCCAATCATTCGCATGATCAATGGGAGACGCCCGTATTGGAGCGGGACCGCCCCCTTCGAATCGGCATTGGGGGACCGGTCGGTTCCGGCAAAACCGCTCTGGTAGAAAAAATATCGAAAGCCATGCGAGACCGCTACAGCTTGGCCGTCATTACTAACGATATTTACACGAAGGAGGATGCGGACATCTTGACCCGTGCCGAAGCGCTCCCCTCCGAACGAATAATCGGAGTAGAAACGGGGGGATGCCCGCACACGGCAATCCGCGAGGATGCGTCGATGAATTTCGAAGCGGTGGAAGAATTGGAAAGGCGATTCGCCGATCTGGATATGATCTTGATTGAAAGCGGCGGAGACAATTTGGCCGCGGCATTCAGTCCTGAGCTGGTTGACCGGTTCATCTACATTATTGATGTGGCCCAGGGAGAAAAAATCCCGCGCAAAGGGGGACCCGGCATTATGCGCAGTGACTTGCTCATCATCAACAAAATCGATCTGGCCCCCCATGTAGGCGCAAGCCTGGACGTGATGCGCAAGGACACGCAGACGATGCGCGGCGAACGCCCCTATGTCATGAGCAACCTGATGGCCGGTGTCGGTCTCGATCACATTTGTCACTGGATCGAGCACCAGCTGGCAGGAGA
- the ureB gene encoding urease subunit beta, whose protein sequence is MIPGEYRLQSGEIEINAGRQTRTVVVVNMGDRPVQVGSHYHFFEVNALLSFDRQAAFGMRLDIPAGNAVRFEPGEEKPVTLTEFGGSRRIYGLNGLTNGPIDPKPNSAELNDRIQAWKGRLYDVQHD, encoded by the coding sequence ATGATACCTGGCGAATACCGTCTGCAATCAGGTGAAATCGAGATCAACGCAGGAAGACAAACCCGCACCGTCGTCGTGGTCAATATGGGAGACCGGCCCGTCCAAGTCGGCAGCCACTATCATTTTTTTGAAGTCAATGCGCTGCTGTCCTTCGACCGCCAGGCTGCCTTCGGCATGAGGCTGGATATTCCGGCCGGCAACGCCGTCCGCTTCGAGCCCGGGGAGGAAAAGCCGGTGACACTGACCGAGTTCGGCGGCAGCAGGCGCATATACGGCCTGAACGGTCTGACGAACGGTCCCATCGATCCTAAGCCAAATTCAGCAGAATTGAACGACCGAATCCAAGCATGGAAAGGAAGATTGTACGATGTCCAGCATGACTAG
- the urtE gene encoding urea ABC transporter ATP-binding subunit UrtE: MLDIRNLEVAYGESMVLRDISLQVKPGEVVCLMGRNGVGKTTLVKSMMGILKPRSGSMVYNGLDMTRISADKRAKAGIGYVPQGREIFAQLSVHENLLLGLEAAREKRACVPQEVLDRFPVLTEMMSRRGGDLSGGQQQQLAFARALASSPALLILDEPTEGIQPSIVDSIRDVIQSLKASGNLAILLVEQSLDFVREVADSFYVIQKGTVVAHGGREDLTDKLVRDYLVV; this comes from the coding sequence ATGCTGGATATCCGCAATCTTGAAGTCGCTTATGGGGAAAGTATGGTGCTCCGCGACATCAGCCTGCAGGTAAAGCCCGGCGAGGTGGTCTGTCTGATGGGCCGCAACGGCGTAGGCAAAACAACATTGGTCAAAAGCATGATGGGCATATTGAAGCCGCGCAGCGGCAGCATGGTGTACAACGGGCTGGACATGACGCGGATTTCCGCTGACAAACGGGCGAAAGCAGGCATCGGCTATGTGCCGCAGGGCCGTGAAATCTTCGCGCAGCTGAGCGTGCACGAGAATTTGCTGCTTGGCTTGGAAGCGGCAAGGGAGAAGCGGGCATGCGTGCCGCAGGAGGTGCTTGACCGCTTTCCCGTGCTGACCGAGATGATGAGCCGCAGAGGAGGCGATTTGAGCGGAGGGCAGCAGCAGCAGCTGGCATTCGCCCGGGCGCTGGCTTCCTCGCCCGCGCTGCTCATACTGGATGAGCCGACGGAGGGGATTCAGCCGTCCATTGTCGACAGCATTCGAGATGTCATTCAGTCGTTGAAAGCAAGCGGAAACCTGGCGATTTTGCTCGTTGAGCAAAGTCTGGATTTCGTCAGAGAAGTCGCAGACAGTTTCTATGTGATTCAAAAAGGAACGGTCGTCGCTCACGGGGGCCGTGAGGATTTGACGGACAAGTTGGTTCGCGACTATTTGGTGGTTTAG
- the urtC gene encoding urea ABC transporter permease subunit UrtC, whose product MRTATARFLQSKSTVGYLLLAAALLSAPLFVSDFRLNLLAKFLSFAILAIGLDLIWGYTGILSLGQGVFFGLGAYCMAMHLKLGSTDGKLPDFMSWSGLSELPWFWQPFHSFPLAVLLGLLLPAALAVILGYVTFRSRIRGVYFSILTQALVLITVTLFVGQQAYTGGTNGVTGFRHIFGYSLSDPDVQLVLYLITAVVLIIVFLFAKWLVGTRFARALQAIRDGENRLRFIGYNPDTYKMVVFALSAALAGLAGMLFVLHVGIISPSMMGIVPSIEMVLWVAIGGRGTLIGAVLGAILINAAKTGFSEAYPDGWLYFMGALFVIVVVFLPGGMMSLKDKAAALLRLRTGRKAKVDTAKGGGHIGTSGMDSILRKTNR is encoded by the coding sequence ATGCGGACAGCAACGGCTCGTTTCTTGCAATCGAAGAGTACCGTCGGCTATTTGCTGCTGGCGGCGGCACTCTTGTCAGCGCCATTGTTTGTATCTGATTTTCGATTGAATTTGCTGGCCAAATTTTTGAGCTTTGCCATTTTGGCCATTGGTTTGGATCTGATATGGGGTTATACCGGTATATTGAGCTTGGGGCAAGGGGTGTTCTTTGGCCTTGGCGCTTATTGTATGGCCATGCACTTGAAGCTGGGTTCAACAGACGGGAAACTGCCGGACTTCATGAGCTGGAGCGGCTTGTCGGAGCTGCCGTGGTTTTGGCAGCCATTTCATTCCTTTCCGTTAGCGGTACTGCTGGGTTTGCTGCTGCCGGCAGCATTGGCCGTAATACTCGGATATGTCACGTTTCGAAGTCGAATTCGGGGCGTATACTTTTCTATTCTGACTCAGGCTCTTGTTTTGATTACGGTCACTTTATTCGTAGGACAGCAAGCCTATACGGGCGGGACGAACGGAGTGACCGGTTTTCGCCACATCTTCGGCTACTCCTTGTCCGATCCTGACGTGCAGCTGGTGCTGTATCTGATTACAGCGGTTGTGCTGATCATCGTCTTCCTATTTGCGAAATGGCTGGTCGGCACCAGGTTTGCCCGTGCGCTGCAGGCGATACGCGACGGCGAGAACCGGCTCCGCTTCATCGGATACAACCCGGATACGTACAAAATGGTCGTGTTCGCGCTGTCCGCTGCGCTCGCCGGACTGGCTGGAATGCTCTTCGTTCTGCATGTCGGCATTATTTCGCCCTCGATGATGGGGATTGTACCATCGATTGAAATGGTATTGTGGGTGGCTATCGGCGGGAGAGGGACGTTGATCGGCGCTGTCCTTGGCGCGATCCTGATTAATGCGGCGAAGACCGGCTTCAGCGAAGCTTATCCGGACGGCTGGCTTTATTTTATGGGCGCGCTGTTTGTCATTGTCGTCGTTTTTTTACCTGGCGGAATGATGAGTTTGAAGGACAAAGCGGCAGCGCTGTTGCGATTGCGAACCGGACGGAAGGCGAAAGTGGACACAGCCAAAGGAGGCGGGCATATTGGCACAAGCGGAATGGATTCTATCCTGCGAAAAACTAACCGTTGA
- a CDS encoding urease accessory protein UreF has protein sequence MNRDARFLAYVQMLDSALPIGGFSHSFGLETYVQKGAIGSLAELEQYMNSQIHCSLVRLEGLAIKGMYAAIEEADMRRFCRLDSILHVQRPASESREGQHKMGRRLLTLARKLYPWMALDELEQALSDYQAYGTLPAVHAWIACRLGIPMDDAVRGFLYTAVSAIAGSALRLMSVGQTECQLLISRGTEHIAEEWSKVRELPPDLLHSFSPLQDICAMQHEGLYSRLFMS, from the coding sequence ATGAACCGGGATGCCCGATTTCTTGCGTATGTCCAAATGCTTGACAGCGCTTTGCCAATCGGCGGGTTCTCCCATTCTTTCGGCCTCGAGACCTATGTTCAAAAAGGGGCGATCGGCAGCCTGGCTGAGCTTGAGCAATACATGAACAGCCAGATTCACTGCAGCCTCGTCCGCCTCGAAGGGCTTGCCATCAAGGGAATGTACGCGGCGATTGAAGAAGCGGATATGCGCCGTTTCTGCCGCTTGGACAGTATTCTGCACGTCCAGCGCCCAGCCTCGGAATCGCGTGAAGGCCAGCACAAGATGGGCAGACGGCTGCTGACGCTCGCTCGCAAGCTGTATCCGTGGATGGCGCTCGACGAATTGGAGCAAGCGTTGTCCGACTATCAGGCATACGGCACCTTGCCAGCCGTCCATGCGTGGATTGCCTGCCGTTTGGGCATCCCCATGGACGATGCGGTGCGGGGCTTTCTGTACACCGCTGTATCCGCCATCGCCGGGAGCGCCCTGCGGTTGATGTCCGTCGGGCAAACGGAGTGCCAGCTATTGATCAGCCGGGGTACCGAGCATATTGCCGAGGAGTGGAGCAAGGTGCGTGAGCTGCCGCCGGACCTGCTGCACAGTTTTTCACCTTTGCAGGATATTTGCGCCATGCAACACGAAGGCCTGTATTCAAGACTGTTTATGTCCTGA
- a CDS encoding peptidoglycan-binding protein, with the protein MHTRIRVAALAAITLFLVLGHPTVHGFGKGASGPDVYAVQAMLKSIGYYSGPIDGQYGPLTERGVRLFQSRYGLPATGAVDTQTLQSILWAYAEAKIPQRTQPPAKEQPPAQPPGKVPSISTAEQRMVNLVNQERQKAGLHGLKVNTELSRVARFKSADMIENDYFAHESPTYGSPFDMMRNFGITYRAAAENLACNSSVDAAHEALMNSPGHRANILNATYTEIGVGIVDGGMCGQMYTQMFIAK; encoded by the coding sequence ATGCATACGCGAATACGTGTTGCGGCATTGGCCGCGATCACTTTGTTTTTAGTGCTTGGCCATCCTACTGTGCATGGCTTCGGCAAAGGAGCAAGCGGGCCGGATGTGTATGCAGTACAGGCGATGCTGAAATCGATTGGCTACTACAGCGGACCGATTGACGGTCAATATGGACCCTTGACTGAACGGGGGGTGCGTCTGTTCCAAAGCAGATACGGACTGCCGGCAACCGGGGCGGTTGATACCCAGACGCTCCAGTCGATCCTGTGGGCGTATGCTGAGGCCAAAATTCCTCAACGGACACAGCCGCCAGCAAAGGAGCAGCCGCCAGCGCAGCCGCCTGGCAAAGTTCCGTCGATCAGTACCGCTGAACAGCGTATGGTGAATTTGGTGAATCAGGAGAGGCAAAAGGCCGGATTGCATGGTCTGAAGGTTAACACGGAGCTTTCCAGAGTGGCTCGCTTCAAGAGCGCTGACATGATCGAGAACGATTACTTTGCTCATGAATCGCCCACATACGGTTCGCCATTTGATATGATGAGGAATTTCGGCATAACGTATCGGGCTGCGGCAGAAAACCTTGCTTGCAACTCAAGCGTTGACGCCGCGCATGAAGCGCTGATGAACTCCCCCGGACATCGGGCGAACATTCTGAATGCCACGTATACGGAAATAGGGGTCGGGATCGTCGATGGAGGCATGTGCGGCCAGATGTATACGCAAATGTTTATTGCCAAATAA
- the urtD gene encoding urea ABC transporter ATP-binding protein UrtD produces MDFRLARGELRFLIGPNGAGKTTMLDMICGKTKPTSGKVLYGGTMDISRKKEHQIASLGIARKFQAPSIFQPLSVFENMELALKQNRSVWASLFRPTTSEQRERIMAGLALIGLDGKAQLRAGSLSHGEKQWLEIGMMLLQEPTVLLLDEPVAGMTDVETMKTGELLMTIKENCSVVVVEHDMEFVRAFSSTVTVMHEGSLLKEGTMEDIQSDQRVAEVYLGQKAG; encoded by the coding sequence ATGGATTTTCGCCTGGCCCGGGGAGAGCTGCGGTTTTTGATCGGACCGAACGGCGCAGGGAAAACAACCATGCTGGATATGATCTGCGGCAAGACAAAGCCAACCTCGGGCAAAGTGCTGTATGGCGGCACGATGGACATTTCTCGGAAAAAAGAGCACCAGATCGCTTCTTTGGGCATCGCGCGCAAATTTCAGGCACCGTCGATTTTTCAGCCGCTTAGCGTATTCGAAAACATGGAGCTGGCATTGAAGCAGAACCGAAGCGTATGGGCATCGCTATTTCGTCCGACTACGTCAGAGCAGCGGGAGCGGATTATGGCGGGGCTGGCGCTTATCGGACTGGACGGGAAGGCGCAGTTGCGGGCGGGCAGCCTGTCGCATGGCGAGAAGCAGTGGCTGGAAATCGGCATGATGCTGCTTCAGGAGCCCACCGTGCTGCTGCTGGATGAACCGGTGGCAGGTATGACGGACGTAGAGACGATGAAGACAGGCGAGCTCTTGATGACAATTAAGGAAAATTGCTCTGTCGTGGTCGTGGAGCATGATATGGAGTTTGTGCGGGCGTTCTCCAGCACGGTAACGGTCATGCATGAAGGCTCCTTATTGAAGGAAGGGACGATGGAGGACATTCAAAGCGATCAGCGGGTGGCTGAAGTATATTTGGGACAGAAGGCGGGATGA
- a CDS encoding ketoacyl-ACP synthase III, with amino-acid sequence MLATHIQALAAYAPDRKLTNADLEQLVDTSDEWIVTRTGIRERRVAEEDRYTSDLCAAAVEKLLTQKPDILSGVELVIAATHTPDYPFPGVACLLQQRFSLHQAGALDLNATYALHLADGLLAAGRHRKILVVAGDTMSKITDYTDRTTCILFGDGAGAAVLESRDTGAGSRLSEVLAAHLGSDGSMGKACYRSGLKADWQGEALQSEGCFVQNGREVYKWALSHVPEGIAELCRKAGIALQDVDWFIPHSANLRMIQAICERSGMPMERTLTSVEYNGNTSAASIPLALARGIEDGRVQRGQVLLLYGFGGGMTEAGLLLRY; translated from the coding sequence ATGTTAGCTACACATATTCAAGCGTTGGCTGCCTATGCGCCGGATAGGAAATTGACGAATGCGGATTTGGAGCAGCTCGTGGATACTAGCGATGAATGGATTGTCACAAGAACCGGAATTCGGGAGAGGCGTGTTGCCGAAGAGGATAGATATACAAGCGATCTGTGCGCTGCGGCAGTCGAGAAATTACTCACACAGAAGCCGGATATTCTGAGCGGCGTAGAGCTTGTCATCGCTGCGACCCATACGCCGGATTACCCTTTTCCCGGCGTTGCCTGCTTGCTTCAGCAGCGCTTCTCCCTGCATCAAGCCGGCGCACTTGATTTGAACGCCACCTACGCCCTTCACTTGGCAGATGGGCTGCTGGCAGCCGGCAGGCATCGCAAGATACTCGTAGTCGCCGGCGACACCATGAGCAAAATAACGGATTATACAGACCGCACCACTTGCATCCTGTTTGGCGACGGCGCAGGAGCCGCGGTGCTTGAATCGCGCGACACGGGTGCGGGCAGCCGCTTATCGGAAGTGCTGGCCGCCCACCTGGGAAGCGACGGCAGCATGGGCAAGGCATGCTACCGGAGCGGACTGAAAGCGGATTGGCAGGGCGAGGCGCTTCAGAGTGAAGGCTGCTTTGTCCAAAATGGCAGAGAAGTCTACAAATGGGCGCTGTCTCATGTGCCCGAAGGCATAGCGGAGCTGTGCCGCAAAGCAGGCATTGCGCTGCAGGACGTGGATTGGTTCATTCCGCACAGCGCGAACCTGCGCATGATTCAGGCCATCTGTGAACGAAGCGGGATGCCGATGGAGCGCACCTTGACCAGTGTGGAGTACAACGGCAACACATCCGCCGCCTCGATCCCGTTGGCCTTGGCTAGAGGCATTGAGGATGGAAGGGTTCAGCGCGGCCAAGTGTTGCTCCTGTACGGGTTTGGCGGCGGCATGACCGAAGCCGGACTGTTGCTTCGTTATTAG
- a CDS encoding urease subunit gamma produces the protein MHLTQREKEKLWISYAADLARRRLARGVKLNVPEATAMITSEIMEGARDGKSVADLMQYGGTILTREDVMEGVAEMIAEVQVEATFPDGTKLVTVHEPIR, from the coding sequence ATGCATCTCACGCAGCGGGAAAAAGAGAAGCTGTGGATATCCTACGCCGCAGACCTTGCCCGGAGAAGACTGGCGAGGGGCGTCAAGCTGAACGTTCCGGAGGCGACAGCTATGATTACTTCCGAAATTATGGAGGGTGCGCGCGATGGCAAATCCGTCGCTGACTTGATGCAATATGGCGGCACAATCCTGACCAGGGAGGACGTCATGGAGGGCGTCGCGGAGATGATCGCCGAGGTGCAGGTTGAGGCAACCTTCCCCGATGGAACGAAGCTTGTAACGGTGCACGAGCCGATACGATAA
- the urtA gene encoding urea ABC transporter substrate-binding protein yields MERNVRKKRVNMFLLLALALVMVAAGCSNGGNAGTTANTGGENAAGEETVASGDTIKVGILHSLSGTMSISEVSVKDAELLAIEEINANGGVLGKQLEPIIEDGASDWPTFAEKARKLIEQDQVATVFGGWTSASRKAMLPVFEELGGLLWYPVQYEGLETSPNIFYTGATTNQQIIPSVSWLLEQGHENFYLLGSDYVFPRTANMIIKAQLEAEGGVTVGEEYTPLGHTEYSTIINKIKAAQPDVIYNTLNGDSNVAFFKQLRDAGITADDIPVLSVSVAEEEIRGIGADVLAGHYAAWNYYQTTDTPENAAFVEAYKAKYGADRVTADPIEAGYIAVYLWAAAVEKAGTTDVEPVKAAADGITFAAPEGEVMIDGETQHIYKKVRIGQVEADGMFKEVYSTPEPVKPDPHLTGYDWAQGLEGQ; encoded by the coding sequence ATGGAGAGAAACGTTCGGAAAAAGAGAGTGAACATGTTTTTGCTGCTGGCATTAGCGTTGGTAATGGTAGCAGCAGGCTGCTCAAACGGCGGCAATGCGGGAACGACTGCAAACACAGGGGGAGAGAACGCAGCAGGAGAAGAGACCGTGGCCAGCGGGGACACGATCAAGGTAGGTATTCTCCACTCCTTAAGCGGAACCATGTCAATTAGTGAGGTCTCGGTCAAGGATGCGGAATTGCTGGCGATTGAGGAGATCAACGCGAACGGCGGAGTGCTGGGCAAGCAGCTGGAGCCGATCATCGAGGACGGCGCTTCTGACTGGCCGACCTTCGCAGAGAAGGCGCGGAAATTAATCGAGCAGGATCAAGTGGCGACCGTATTCGGCGGATGGACCTCTGCCAGCCGCAAAGCGATGCTTCCCGTATTCGAGGAATTGGGCGGCTTGCTGTGGTATCCGGTGCAGTATGAGGGGCTGGAAACATCGCCGAACATCTTCTACACCGGAGCAACGACCAACCAGCAGATCATTCCTTCTGTCAGTTGGCTGCTGGAGCAGGGTCATGAGAATTTCTATCTGCTCGGTTCGGACTATGTCTTCCCGCGCACAGCTAATATGATCATTAAGGCGCAATTGGAAGCGGAAGGCGGAGTGACGGTTGGTGAAGAATATACGCCGCTTGGGCATACCGAGTACAGCACCATTATCAACAAGATCAAAGCTGCACAGCCTGATGTCATCTACAACACCTTGAATGGGGACAGCAATGTTGCATTCTTCAAGCAGCTGCGGGATGCGGGCATCACAGCAGACGATATCCCGGTACTGTCTGTCAGCGTAGCGGAGGAAGAGATTCGCGGAATTGGCGCAGACGTATTGGCGGGACACTACGCAGCCTGGAACTATTACCAGACGACAGATACGCCGGAGAACGCCGCATTCGTTGAAGCGTATAAGGCCAAGTATGGCGCAGACCGGGTAACCGCCGATCCGATTGAAGCCGGCTATATAGCCGTATATCTCTGGGCGGCCGCAGTAGAAAAAGCAGGAACTACCGATGTCGAGCCAGTCAAGGCTGCGGCAGACGGCATCACCTTTGCTGCGCCGGAAGGCGAGGTCATGATCGACGGGGAGACGCAGCATATTTACAAAAAGGTGAGAATCGGCCAGGTGGAAGCTGACGGGATGTTCAAGGAAGTGTACAGCACGCCTGAGCCTGTCAAGCCAGATCCGCATTTGACCGGTTACGACTGGGCGCAAGGGCTGGAAGGTCAATAA